From the genome of Thauera chlorobenzoica:
CGCTCGCCGCCTCGCGCAAGATCAAGCTGCGCCTGATGGCCGAAGGCGGCCATGTCAATGCCCAGCGCGTGCTCGCGCTGCAGGACAACCCAGGCAATTTCTTTACCGTGGTGCAGATCGGCCTCAACGCGGTCGCGATCCTCGGCGGCATCGTCGGCGAGCAGGCCTTGTCGCCTCATGTCGCCGCGCTGTTGCGCCCGGTGTATGACGGGCCGGCGCTGGGGACGGCGAGCTTCGTGCTGTCGTTCAGCTTTGTCACCGCGCTGTTCGTGCTCTTCGCCGACCTGATGCCCAAGCGCCTGGCGATGGTGCAGCCCGAGCGCGTTGCGGTCGGGCTGGTGCGGCCGATGCAGGCCTGCATGTGGCTGCTGGCGCCGCTGGTGTGGGTGTTCAACGGTCTCGCCGACCGCATTTTCCGCCTGCTGCGCATCCCCAGCGTGCGCACCGAGGACATCACTCCGGCCGACATCGTCGCGATGGCCGATGCCGGCGCCCAGGCCGGCGCGCTGCTGCGCCAGGAGCAGCACCTGATCAGCAACGTGTTCGAGCTCGATTCGCGCATCGTGCCTTCGGCGATGACCTCGCGCGAGAGCATCGTCTTCCTGACCCTGTCCGAGTCGGAGGAGAGCATCCGGCGCAAGATCGCCGAGCACCCGCACGGCAAGTTTCCGGTGTGCGAGGACGGCATCGACAGCGTGATCGGCTACGTCGATGCGAAGGACATCCTGCCGCGGATCGTGCACGGCAAGAACCTGTCGCTGCGCACCCAGCCGATCGTGCGCAAGGTGCTGATGCTGCCCGACACGCTGAGCCTGTTCGAGGCGCTGGAGCGCTTCCGCGACGCGAAGGAGGACTTCGCCCTGGTGCTCAACGAGTACGCCCTGGTGGTGGGCCTGCTGTCGCTGCAAGACGTCATGAGCACGGTGATGGGCGACCTGGTGAGTCCCTTCCAGGAAGAGCTGATCGTGCGCCGCGACGACCACTCGTGGCTGATCGACGGCGTCACCCCGATCGAGGACGTCATGCAGGCGCTCGACATCGAGGTCTTCGAAGGCTTCCAGAACTACGAGACGGTGGCCGGCTTCCTGATGTACCGCCTGCGCAAGGTGCCCAAGCGCACTGACTTCGTCGTCTATGCCGGCTACAAGTTCGAGGTGGTCGACATCGACAACTACCGCATCGATCAGGTGCTGGTGACGCGCGAGAACCCGCCCGTGCCGCCGGCTGCGAGCGCGGGCTGAAGCGAAGGCGGAGTGGCGGGCGTAGCCCGCGCGCCGCTCAGGCGCTGGCCGGCACCCTGGCGTCGGCGATGCGCGCCAGCGCCGCGCGGCCGCTGAGGATGTGGGCGCGCATCCGCTGCTCGGCCTGCTCCGCATTGCGTGCGAGCAGGGCGTCGAGGATGCCGCGGTGCTCGGCCAGGGACTGCTCCAGCCGGCCTTCGGAGAACAGCGAATGATGGCGCGACAGCTTGATCACCTTGCGCAGGTCCTCGATCACGTGCAGCAGCCAGCGGTTGTCGGCGATCTCCTGCAGGGCGAGGTGGAAGGCCTGGTTGGCTTCGAAGAAGCCGTCGATGTCCTTCTCCGCAGCAGCCCGCTCCAGGCCGGCGTGGATGGTGCGCAGGCGGTCGAGTTCGGCGTCGCTGGCGTGGGTTGCCGAAACCCGGGCGCATTCGCCTTCGAGCATCGACATCACGCTGAAGACCTCGTCGAGGTCGCGCTCGGAGATTTCGGTGACATAGCAGCCGCGGCGCGGCTTGAGCGTCACCAGGCCTTCGGAGGCGAGCACCTTGAGCGCTTCGCGCAGCGGCGTGCGCGAAATGCCGTATTGTTCGGCGATGGCCTGCTCGTCCACCCAGGTGCCGGGTGGCAACTCGTGCGAGAAGATGCGCTGGCGGAGGCGTTCGGCCACTTCCTGGTAGAGCGCCATGGGGGCGATGCGGGACGGCTTCATGTCGGGTCTGCGAGGTCGGTGCGGTAGGGGCGGGTATGCAGGGGGTGGGGGAGCCTCGGGGCGAGGCCACGGCTGTCGATCGATTCTACCCTATTGCACTCATAATTATGGATAAAGTATTATCGACGACTGCTGAACAAGTCGAATTCCAGTGCGTACCGTAGCGTCCTGGCCGCGGCGCGCGGGTGTTCGTCGCGCCGCGGGCCGCTACCGCACCCGGAAGTACCGTAGTCGTCGTATCCAAGAGGTTTCCCATGCCGAACGCCAACGAGCCGACCTACCCCCAGCCCGATCTCGAGGCCTGGAAAAAAGCCGCTGCCAAGCAGGCCCCCGATGGTGATCTCGCCCAGCTGAACTGGATCACGCCCGAAGGGCTGACGGTGAAGCCGCTGTACACCCGGGCCGACAGCGCCGATCTGGCACACGCCGACACGCTGCCCGGCTTCGAGCCTTACCTGCGCGGCCCGCAGCCGACGATGTATGCGGTGAAGCCGTGGACCATCCGCCAGTACGCGGGCTTCTCGACCGCCGAGGAATCCAACTCGTTCTACCGCAAGGCGCTCGCCGCCGGCGGCCAGGGCGTGTCGGTGGCGTTCGACCTCGCGACCCACCGCGGCTACGACTCCGACCATCCGCGCGTCACCGGCGACGTCGGCAAGGCCGGCGTGGCGATCGACTCGGTCGAGGACATGAAGATCCTGTTCGACGGCATCCCGCTCGACAAGGTGTCGGTGTCGATGACCATGAACGGCGCGGTACTGCCGATCCTCGCCGGCTACATCGTCGCCGCCGAGGAGCAGGGCGTTCCCCAGGACAAGCTCTCGGGCACGATCCAGAACGACATCCTGAAAGAATTCATGGTGCGCAACACCTACATCTATCCGCCGACGCCGTCGATGAAGATCATCGCCGACATTTTCGGCTACACCGCGCAGCACATGCCCAAGTTCAACAGCATCTCGATCTCGGGCTACCACATCCAGGAAGCCGGCGCCAACCAGGCGATCGAGCTGGCGTTCACCCTCGCCGACGGCCTCGAGTACGTGCGCACCGGCATCAACTCGGGGATGGACGTCGACACCTTCGCCGGGCGGCTGTCGTTCTTCTGGGCGGTGGGGATGAACTTCTACCTCGAGATCGCCAAGATGCGCGCCGCGCGTCTGCTGTGGTGGCGGATCATGAAGCAGTTCAACCCCAAGAGCGCGAAGTCGATGATGCTGCGCACGCACTCGCAGACCTCGGGCTGGTCGCTGACCGAGCAGGACCCCTACAACAACGTCGTGCGCACGACGATCGAGGCGATGGCCGCGGTGTTCGGCGGCACCCAGTCGCTGCACACCAACGCGCTGGATGAAGCGATCGCGCTGCCGACCGAGTTCTCCGCCCGCATCGCGCGCAACACCCAGATCATCATCCAGGAAGAAACGCACATCTGTAACGTGGTCGACCCCTGGGCCGGCTCCTACATGATGGAAAAGCTCACCCAGGACATGGCCGACAAGGCCTGGAGCCTGATCGAGGAGATCGAGGCGATGGGCGGCATGACCCGCGCGGTCGAGTCGGGCTGGGCGAAGATGAAGGTCGAGGAGTGCGCCGCCGACAAGCAGGCACGCATCGACGCAGGTCTTGACGTCATCGTCGGCGTGAACAAGTACAAGCTGGTGAAGGAAGACCCGATCGAGATCCTCGACATCGACAACCACGCCGTGCGTGAGTCGCAGATTGCCCGCCTCAAGCAGGTCCGCACCAGCCGCGATGCCGCTGCGGTGCAGGGGGCGCTCGACGCGCTCACCCAGTGCGCCGAGACCAGCGACGGCAACCTGCTCGACCTCGCCGTCAAGGCGGTGCGCCTGCGCGCTACCGTGGGCGAAGTGTCCGACGCGCTGGAGAAGGTCTTCGGCCGTTATCGTGCCAACCCGCAAGCCGTGTCCGGCGTCTATGGAGCCGTCGTGGAAGGACAGGAAGACTGGAAGGCCCTGAAGGCCGACATCGAAGCCTTCGTCGCCGAGGAAGGCCGCCGCCCGCGGGTGATGATCGCCAAGCTCGGCCAGGACGGCCACGACCGCGGCGCCAAGGTGGTGGCTTCGGCCTTCGCCGACCTCGGCTTCGACATCGACATCGGCCCGCTCTTCCAGACCCCGGAAGAAGCCGCGCGCCACGCGGTGGAAAACGACGTCCACGCGGTGGGCTGCTCCAGCCTCGCCGCTGGCCACAAGACCCTGGTGCCGGCGGTGATCAACGAGCTCAAGCGCCTCGGTGCCGACGACATCATCACCTTCGTCGGCGGGGTGATTCCGGCGCAGGATTACGACACCCTGTACGCCGCCGGGGCGAAGGGCATCTTCGGCCCGGGCACGCCGATCCCGACCGCGGCGCGCGAGGTGCTCAGGCAGATCCGCGCCGCCCGCACCAGGGGCTGATGACGATGCTGGATGCGAACGATCGGGCGCTGGTCGACGGCGTGCTCGCGCGTCAGCTGCGCCCGCTCGCCAAGGCCATCACCCTGATCGAGTCGCAGCGCGAAGACCATAAGCTGCGCGCGCAGCGCGTGCTCGAAGCGCTGCTGCCGCACACCGGTGGGGCGATGCGGGTGGGCATCTCGGGGGTGCCGGGGGTGGGCAAGAGCACCTTCATCGAGGCGCTCGGCCTCTACCTGATCGAGCAGGGCCTGCGCGTTGCGGTGCTGGCGGTCGATCCGTCCTCGTCGCTGACGGGCGGCTCGATCCTCGGCGACAAGACGCGCATGGAGGGGCTGAGTCAGAACCCGGCCGCCTTCATCCGCCCCAGCCCCTCGGCCTGCAGCCTGGGCGGGGTGGCGGAGAAGACGCGCGAGACGATGCTGGTGTGCGAGGCCGCCGGCTTCGACGTGCTCATTGTCGAGACCGTCGGCGTTGGCCAGAGCGAGACCGCGGTCGCGGGCATGACCGACCTCTTCTGCCTGCTCCAGCTGCCCAACGCCGGCGACGACCTGCAGGCGATCAAGAAGGGGATCATGGAGATGGCCGACCTGATCGTGATCAACAAGGCCGATCTCGACCCGGCGGCGGCGATGCGCGCTAAGGCCCAGATCAGGACCGCGCTGCACATGCTGCGCCCGGCCAGCCCGAACTGGACGGTGCCGGTGCTGACGCTGTCGGCGCTGAAAAAGGACGGCATCGCCGAATTCTGGCAGGCGGTGAGCGACTACCGCCGGGCGCTCACCGCCTCCGGCGAATTCGCCGCCAGGCGCCGCCACCAGGCCCTGGCCTGGATGTGGGAACTGATCGATGCGGGGCTGCGCAGCCGCTTCCGCAATCATCCGCAGGTGAAGCACGACTTGCCCGGGCTTGCCCGTGCGGTGGAGGAGGGCGCGACCACGCCCACGCTCGCCGCGCTGCGCCTGCTCGGCGACTTTCAGGCTTGAAACAGGACGCCCCGCCGCACAAGGCCGGGCGGAACGATCCGACAGGAGACTCTCCATGCACGACATCATTCGCCAGTTGGAAGAAAAGCGCGGCAAGGCCCGCCTCGGCGGCGGCCAGAAGCGCATCGACGCCCAGCACGCCAAGGGCAAGCTCAGCGCGCGCGAGCGCATCGAGTTGCTGCTCGACGACGGCAGCTTTGAAGAGTGGGACATGTTCAAGGAGCACCGCTGCACCGACTTCGGCATGGACGCCGAGCACACCCCGGGCGACGGCGTGGTGACCGGCTACGGCACCATCAACGGCCGTCTGGTGTTCGTGTTCTCGCAGGACTTCACCGTGTTCGGCGGCTCCCTGTCCGAGACCCACGCGGAGAAGATCTGCAAGGTCATGGACCACGCGATGAAGGTCGGTGCGCCGGTGATCGGCCTCAACGATTCCGGCGGCGCGCGCATCCAGGAAGGGGTGGCCTCGCTCGGCGGCTATGCCGACGTGTTCCAGCGCAACGTGCTCGCCTCGGGCGTGGTGCCGCAGATCTCGCTGATCATGGGGCCGTGCGCCGGCGGCGCGGTGTACAGCCCGGCGATGACCGACTTCATCTTCATGGTCAAGGACTCGTCCTACATGTTCGTCACCGGCCCCGAAGTGGTGAAGACGGTGACCCACGAGGAGGTCAGCGCCGAGGAACTGGGCGGGGCGATGACCCACAGCAGCAAGTCCGGCGTCGCCGATCTCGCCTTCGAGAACGACGTCGAGGCGCTGATGATGACCCGCCGCCTGGTCGGCTTCA
Proteins encoded in this window:
- a CDS encoding hemolysin family protein, whose amino-acid sequence is MLDNLLIILALIAASAFFSMSEISLAASRKIKLRLMAEGGHVNAQRVLALQDNPGNFFTVVQIGLNAVAILGGIVGEQALSPHVAALLRPVYDGPALGTASFVLSFSFVTALFVLFADLMPKRLAMVQPERVAVGLVRPMQACMWLLAPLVWVFNGLADRIFRLLRIPSVRTEDITPADIVAMADAGAQAGALLRQEQHLISNVFELDSRIVPSAMTSRESIVFLTLSESEESIRRKIAEHPHGKFPVCEDGIDSVIGYVDAKDILPRIVHGKNLSLRTQPIVRKVLMLPDTLSLFEALERFRDAKEDFALVLNEYALVVGLLSLQDVMSTVMGDLVSPFQEELIVRRDDHSWLIDGVTPIEDVMQALDIEVFEGFQNYETVAGFLMYRLRKVPKRTDFVVYAGYKFEVVDIDNYRIDQVLVTRENPPVPPAASAG
- a CDS encoding GntR family transcriptional regulator, yielding MKPSRIAPMALYQEVAERLRQRIFSHELPPGTWVDEQAIAEQYGISRTPLREALKVLASEGLVTLKPRRGCYVTEISERDLDEVFSVMSMLEGECARVSATHASDAELDRLRTIHAGLERAAAEKDIDGFFEANQAFHLALQEIADNRWLLHVIEDLRKVIKLSRHHSLFSEGRLEQSLAEHRGILDALLARNAEQAEQRMRAHILSGRAALARIADARVPASA
- the scpA gene encoding methylmalonyl-CoA mutase — protein: MPNANEPTYPQPDLEAWKKAAAKQAPDGDLAQLNWITPEGLTVKPLYTRADSADLAHADTLPGFEPYLRGPQPTMYAVKPWTIRQYAGFSTAEESNSFYRKALAAGGQGVSVAFDLATHRGYDSDHPRVTGDVGKAGVAIDSVEDMKILFDGIPLDKVSVSMTMNGAVLPILAGYIVAAEEQGVPQDKLSGTIQNDILKEFMVRNTYIYPPTPSMKIIADIFGYTAQHMPKFNSISISGYHIQEAGANQAIELAFTLADGLEYVRTGINSGMDVDTFAGRLSFFWAVGMNFYLEIAKMRAARLLWWRIMKQFNPKSAKSMMLRTHSQTSGWSLTEQDPYNNVVRTTIEAMAAVFGGTQSLHTNALDEAIALPTEFSARIARNTQIIIQEETHICNVVDPWAGSYMMEKLTQDMADKAWSLIEEIEAMGGMTRAVESGWAKMKVEECAADKQARIDAGLDVIVGVNKYKLVKEDPIEILDIDNHAVRESQIARLKQVRTSRDAAAVQGALDALTQCAETSDGNLLDLAVKAVRLRATVGEVSDALEKVFGRYRANPQAVSGVYGAVVEGQEDWKALKADIEAFVAEEGRRPRVMIAKLGQDGHDRGAKVVASAFADLGFDIDIGPLFQTPEEAARHAVENDVHAVGCSSLAAGHKTLVPAVINELKRLGADDIITFVGGVIPAQDYDTLYAAGAKGIFGPGTPIPTAAREVLRQIRAARTRG
- the meaB gene encoding methylmalonyl Co-A mutase-associated GTPase MeaB, giving the protein MLDANDRALVDGVLARQLRPLAKAITLIESQREDHKLRAQRVLEALLPHTGGAMRVGISGVPGVGKSTFIEALGLYLIEQGLRVAVLAVDPSSSLTGGSILGDKTRMEGLSQNPAAFIRPSPSACSLGGVAEKTRETMLVCEAAGFDVLIVETVGVGQSETAVAGMTDLFCLLQLPNAGDDLQAIKKGIMEMADLIVINKADLDPAAAMRAKAQIRTALHMLRPASPNWTVPVLTLSALKKDGIAEFWQAVSDYRRALTASGEFAARRRHQALAWMWELIDAGLRSRFRNHPQVKHDLPGLARAVEEGATTPTLAALRLLGDFQA